A single window of Methylocella tundrae DNA harbors:
- a CDS encoding class I SAM-dependent methyltransferase, with translation MSVSSEQVAAGQAVYTKRTLALYDLIVLGISNRLIWRCPTPRLLEHYNRHVTANHLDVGVGTGYFLDHCRFPANQPRIALMDLNETTLDFASRRIGRYKPEIYLRNVLEPISIDAAKFDSIGMNYLLHCLPGTILSKSAAFDHLKMLMNPGAILFGSTLLQGGVSRSGPAKRLMEVYNRKGIFSNENDDADGLERALTQRFRSVSIEIVGCAALFSARA, from the coding sequence ATGAGCGTCAGTTCAGAACAGGTCGCCGCGGGACAGGCTGTCTACACCAAACGCACGCTCGCGCTCTACGACCTTATAGTGCTTGGCATATCCAATCGCCTGATTTGGAGGTGCCCTACTCCACGGCTCCTGGAGCACTACAACAGGCACGTCACCGCCAATCATTTGGATGTTGGGGTTGGGACGGGCTATTTCCTGGACCACTGCCGATTTCCGGCGAACCAGCCACGCATCGCGTTGATGGACCTTAATGAGACGACCCTCGACTTCGCCTCTCGTCGAATCGGGCGATACAAGCCGGAGATCTATCTCCGGAATGTCCTGGAGCCGATCTCAATCGACGCGGCGAAATTCGATTCGATCGGCATGAACTATCTACTCCATTGCCTTCCGGGGACGATACTGTCGAAGTCCGCGGCCTTCGATCACCTGAAGATGTTGATGAATCCCGGCGCGATCCTCTTCGGTTCAACCTTGCTGCAAGGCGGCGTCTCCCGGAGCGGGCCTGCCAAACGGCTCATGGAGGTTTACAATCGAAAAGGGATATTTTCGAATGAGAACGATGACGCCGACGGCCTCGAACGCGCTCTTACTCAGCGGTTTCGATCGGTCTCGATTGAAATCGTGGGCTGTGCGGCGCTATTTTCAGCACGCGCATAA
- a CDS encoding NAD(P)-dependent oxidoreductase, whose product MKIAFLGLGGMGSAMVRNLVKDGHTVVAWNRSYEPTKAINALGVAIERTPAEAAKEGDIAITMLADDAAVEAVTLGKDGIIEGLKEGAAHISMSTISVALSERLAKAHAERGQNYAAAPVFGRPEAAEAGKLFIAAGGDAELIDKIRPALEAMGQRVFVMGDQPAQANLVKLTGNFLITCVIESLAEAFALTAKGGVDTAKVFELLTETLFAAPVYKTYGALILDGKFSPPGFKMPLGLKDNRLLLQAAEKLEAPLPFASIVRDRFLAAIANGDGGLDWSAIAKRAAEDAGFEVK is encoded by the coding sequence ATGAAAATTGCATTCCTTGGCCTCGGCGGAATGGGCAGCGCCATGGTGCGCAACCTCGTCAAGGACGGCCATACGGTGGTCGCCTGGAACCGGAGCTATGAGCCGACAAAAGCGATCAACGCGCTTGGCGTCGCCATTGAACGAACGCCAGCGGAAGCCGCGAAGGAAGGCGATATTGCGATCACCATGCTCGCCGACGACGCGGCGGTCGAAGCCGTGACGCTCGGCAAGGATGGCATTATCGAAGGACTGAAAGAGGGCGCCGCTCATATCTCGATGAGCACGATTTCCGTCGCGCTGTCGGAGCGGCTGGCCAAGGCGCATGCCGAGCGTGGCCAAAACTATGCCGCCGCGCCTGTGTTCGGGCGACCCGAAGCGGCGGAAGCCGGCAAGCTCTTTATCGCGGCCGGCGGCGACGCCGAGCTTATCGACAAAATCCGCCCGGCGTTGGAGGCGATGGGCCAGCGTGTATTCGTCATGGGCGATCAGCCGGCGCAGGCCAATCTCGTCAAGCTCACGGGCAATTTTCTGATTACCTGCGTCATCGAAAGCCTTGCCGAAGCCTTCGCGCTGACCGCCAAGGGTGGCGTCGATACGGCCAAGGTTTTCGAACTGCTGACGGAGACGCTGTTCGCCGCGCCGGTTTACAAGACCTATGGCGCGCTGATCCTCGACGGCAAATTCTCTCCGCCGGGATTCAAAATGCCGCTGGGGCTGAAGGATAATCGGCTGCTGCTGCAGGCGGCCGAAAAGCTCGAGGCGCCGCTGCCCTTCGCGTCCATCGTGCGGGATCGTTTTTTGGCGGCGATCGCCAATGGGGATGGCGGGCTCGACTGGTCGGCGATCGCCAAACGCGCGGCGGAAGACGCAGGGTTCGAAGTGAAATGA
- the panE gene encoding 2-dehydropantoate 2-reductase, giving the protein MRILVVGAGAIGGYFGARLLKAGRDVTFLVRSRRVAQLAKTGLVVKSPLGDIDIQNPPVISAEALREPFDLIILSCKAYDLDGAIDSFAPAVGPDTAILPLLNGMRHLDALDARFGAAHVLGGLCAISTALDPEGRILHFGNFHNLAFGERGCVGSKQVAAIETALLNAGFDARRSGKILQDMWDKWAFIASAAGITCLMRAAAGDIAAAGASDLATSLVDECASIAAENGYGPSEAALARSKTMLTAPGSEFVASMLRDVERGAPTEADHILGDLLSRRIVGPDPKSLLRIAYAHLKAYEARRAREAAATKPPPTQS; this is encoded by the coding sequence ATGCGCATTCTCGTGGTCGGAGCCGGCGCGATCGGCGGCTATTTCGGCGCGCGCTTGCTGAAGGCCGGCCGCGACGTCACCTTTCTCGTGCGCTCGAGGCGGGTGGCGCAGCTCGCAAAGACGGGACTCGTCGTCAAAAGTCCGCTCGGCGACATCGACATTCAAAACCCGCCGGTGATTTCCGCCGAGGCGCTGCGCGAGCCCTTCGATCTCATCATTTTGAGCTGCAAGGCCTATGATCTCGATGGCGCTATCGACTCTTTTGCGCCCGCGGTCGGGCCTGACACTGCGATCCTGCCGCTCCTCAATGGCATGCGCCATCTTGATGCGCTTGACGCGCGTTTTGGCGCGGCCCATGTGCTCGGCGGCCTTTGCGCGATCTCGACGGCGCTCGATCCCGAAGGGCGTATTCTGCATTTCGGGAATTTCCACAATCTGGCGTTTGGCGAACGCGGCTGCGTCGGCTCGAAGCAAGTGGCGGCGATCGAAACCGCCCTTCTCAATGCCGGCTTCGACGCGCGCCGCAGCGGTAAAATTTTGCAGGATATGTGGGACAAATGGGCGTTCATCGCATCGGCCGCCGGGATCACCTGCCTGATGCGCGCCGCGGCCGGCGACATCGCGGCGGCTGGAGCCTCTGACCTTGCGACATCCCTCGTCGACGAATGCGCTTCGATCGCCGCTGAAAACGGATACGGCCCGAGCGAGGCGGCGCTGGCGCGCAGCAAAACCATGTTGACGGCGCCGGGATCGGAATTTGTCGCCTCCATGCTGCGCGACGTCGAACGCGGCGCGCCGACTGAAGCCGACCATATTCTCGGCGACCTCCTGAGCCGCAGGATTGTGGGCCCGGACCCGAAATCGCTTTTGCGCATCGCCTATGCTCATTTGAAGGCCTATGAGGCGCGCCGCGCGCGTGAGGCGGCCGCCACCAAACCGCCGCCGACGCAATCCTGA
- a CDS encoding putative urea ABC transporter substrate-binding protein: MLPTKKLASKIASLGLGAVLLFGAADAVSAAPKKDFKLAWSIYVGWMPWQWANDHGIVKKWADKYGIKIDVVQFNDYAESINQYTAGAFDALTVTNMDTVATPAVGGVDSTAVIVGDFSNGNDAVILKDKSDLKAIKGQKINLVQFSVSHYLLDRALASIGMTEKDVTVVNTSDADMAAAFATPDVTAVTTWNPIVSEIMQRKDAHEVFDSSKIPGEIMDLAIANTKTLEDNPDFGKALAGIWYETLAIMSAKTPAGQAAREDMGKASGTDLAGFESQLKTTRMFYTPADAIAFTTSAALPKTMKLVNEFLFTHGLLGDAAKSADVIGVKFPDGSVLGDPKKIGLRFVTTYMDAAATAKN, from the coding sequence ATGTTGCCTACGAAGAAGCTCGCTTCAAAAATCGCGTCTCTCGGTCTCGGCGCCGTTTTGCTGTTCGGGGCGGCGGATGCCGTCTCCGCGGCGCCGAAAAAAGATTTCAAGCTCGCCTGGTCGATCTATGTCGGTTGGATGCCCTGGCAATGGGCGAATGACCACGGCATCGTCAAGAAATGGGCCGATAAATACGGCATCAAGATCGACGTTGTTCAATTCAACGATTACGCCGAGTCGATCAACCAATATACAGCGGGCGCTTTTGACGCCTTGACCGTCACCAACATGGATACGGTGGCGACGCCGGCCGTCGGCGGCGTCGATTCCACCGCCGTGATCGTCGGTGATTTCTCGAACGGCAATGACGCCGTCATCTTGAAGGATAAGTCAGACCTCAAGGCGATCAAAGGCCAGAAGATCAATCTCGTCCAATTTTCCGTCTCGCATTACCTGCTCGATCGCGCGCTGGCCTCGATCGGCATGACGGAAAAGGATGTCACCGTCGTCAACACCTCCGACGCCGATATGGCGGCGGCCTTCGCGACGCCCGACGTCACGGCGGTTACGACCTGGAATCCGATCGTCTCCGAAATCATGCAGCGCAAGGACGCGCACGAGGTCTTCGACTCGAGCAAGATCCCCGGCGAGATCATGGACCTTGCGATCGCCAATACGAAGACGCTGGAAGATAATCCCGATTTCGGCAAGGCGCTGGCCGGCATCTGGTATGAGACGCTCGCCATCATGAGCGCTAAAACGCCGGCCGGGCAGGCTGCGCGGGAGGACATGGGGAAGGCCTCCGGCACGGATCTCGCGGGCTTCGAATCGCAGCTGAAGACGACGCGCATGTTCTACACACCAGCCGACGCCATCGCCTTTACGACGAGCGCCGCCTTGCCGAAGACCATGAAGCTTGTGAATGAATTTCTCTTCACGCATGGATTGCTTGGCGACGCCGCCAAAAGCGCTGACGTGATTGGAGTCAAATTCCCCGACGGCAGCGTTCTTGGCGATCCGAAGAAGATCGGGCTACGCTTCGTGACGACCTATATGGACGCCGCCGCGACGGCCAAGAACTGA
- a CDS encoding ABC transporter permease has translation MRLLTYRPNRGASLILPALPFVVLIAIYAIGSILRHAGNPDDKLLPGLDSLAAAVRRVAFEPDKRTGDIILWSDTAASLTRLGVGLAVATVSSCVIGLLVGLLPYLRVLLTPFIAVLSMIPPLAILPILFIVFGLGEVSKIVLIVIGIAPYMTRDLALRVSELPVEQLVKAQTLGATTWQILLRVVAPQMMPRLIDSVRLSLGAAWLYLIAAEAIAAESGLGYRIFLMRRYLAMDVILPYVAWITLLAFLSDYILRRLQSWLFPWFAGARAK, from the coding sequence ATGCGCTTACTCACCTATCGCCCGAATCGGGGAGCAAGCCTCATCCTGCCCGCCCTTCCTTTCGTCGTGCTGATCGCGATCTATGCGATCGGATCGATCCTGCGCCATGCGGGCAATCCCGACGATAAATTGCTGCCAGGCCTCGACAGCCTGGCGGCGGCGGTGCGACGCGTCGCTTTTGAGCCTGATAAGCGCACGGGAGACATCATTCTTTGGTCCGACACTGCGGCGAGCCTCACTCGTCTCGGCGTCGGCCTCGCGGTCGCGACCGTCAGTAGTTGCGTCATCGGGCTCCTGGTTGGGCTGTTGCCCTATCTGCGAGTTCTGCTGACGCCTTTCATAGCAGTGTTGTCGATGATCCCGCCGCTCGCGATCCTGCCGATCCTGTTCATCGTGTTCGGGCTTGGCGAAGTCTCGAAGATCGTGCTGATCGTCATCGGCATCGCGCCTTATATGACCCGCGATCTCGCCTTGCGGGTCAGTGAACTGCCGGTAGAGCAATTGGTCAAGGCGCAGACGCTTGGCGCGACAACATGGCAGATTCTGCTCCGCGTCGTGGCGCCGCAGATGATGCCGCGCCTCATTGATTCCGTCCGGCTATCGCTTGGCGCCGCGTGGCTCTACCTGATCGCGGCCGAGGCGATCGCCGCCGAAAGCGGGCTTGGCTATCGCATCTTTTTGATGCGCCGCTATCTCGCGATGGATGTCATTTTGCCTTATGTCGCCTGGATCACGCTCCTTGCCTTTCTGTCGGATTATATCTTGCGGCGCCTGCAAAGCTGGCTCTTCCCCTGGTTTGCGGGAGCGCGCGCGAAATGA
- a CDS encoding ABC transporter ATP-binding protein, whose protein sequence is MTTISFQNVWKEYDGRVVLEKLSLDIAPHAFVALVGPSGCGKTTFLRMLLSEETPTRGRILVDGKELPREPTVDRGVVFQRYSVFPHLTVLENVVLGKEFAGSKFFGALFGKARRKVAEEAMALLEEVGLSASLTKYPAQLSGGMQQRLALAQALITRPKILLLDEPFGALDPGIRADIHELMLRLWRETQMTVIMVTHDLSEAFRLGTRVLAFERKENSLLEPERFGATITRDLDVWPPKHAPWNVPAPRKGPKKSS, encoded by the coding sequence ATGACGACCATCAGCTTTCAAAATGTCTGGAAGGAATATGATGGCCGCGTCGTGCTCGAAAAGCTTTCGCTCGACATAGCGCCGCACGCCTTCGTCGCGCTCGTCGGCCCATCCGGCTGCGGCAAGACGACGTTCCTGCGCATGCTTCTCAGCGAGGAAACGCCGACGCGCGGACGCATCCTTGTCGATGGGAAGGAGCTGCCGCGAGAGCCGACCGTCGACCGCGGCGTGGTGTTTCAGCGTTACTCCGTATTCCCGCATCTGACGGTTCTCGAGAATGTCGTGCTTGGCAAGGAATTCGCCGGCTCGAAATTCTTTGGCGCGCTTTTCGGAAAAGCGAGGCGCAAAGTCGCAGAAGAAGCGATGGCGCTGCTCGAGGAGGTCGGCCTTTCCGCCTCGCTCACCAAATACCCGGCGCAATTGTCAGGGGGCATGCAGCAGCGTCTCGCGCTGGCCCAGGCGCTGATCACGCGGCCGAAAATTCTGTTGCTCGACGAGCCCTTTGGCGCCCTCGATCCTGGCATCAGAGCGGACATCCATGAGCTGATGCTCCGCCTCTGGAGAGAAACGCAGATGACGGTCATCATGGTAACGCATGATCTCAGCGAGGCGTTCCGTCTTGGCACGCGAGTGCTCGCCTTTGAACGCAAGGAAAACAGCCTGCTCGAGCCCGAGCGGTTTGGCGCCACAATCACGAGAGATCTCGACGTATGGCCGCCAAAGCACGCGCCCTGGAATGTCCCCGCTCCGCGAAAGGGGCCGAAAAAAAGCTCCTGA
- a CDS encoding urea amidolyase associated protein UAAP1 gives MSLLDASTPEQHRERYLELKRNAAQRLRAQAPRELAPSVARPLTRDEILWRETIPDGWYWSRKINRGEKLRIVNTSGRASVSTLIWNADDVSERYNAGDTVKIQWNALLGKGDVLFSDMGRVLASITEDSGADHDALVGGSTKATNEQRYGGAPVRNTRDNFCLAAAKLGLTRRDIMPCVTFFAPVRTDAKGALAWSEASRKAGDFVELRAEMNLLIALSNCPHPYDPRPDYAPGSVEATVFRAMPADEADLCRGASEEARRGFENTDALFGA, from the coding sequence ATGAGTCTGTTAGATGCATCGACGCCCGAGCAGCATCGGGAGCGTTATCTCGAATTGAAGCGCAACGCCGCGCAAAGACTGCGCGCGCAGGCGCCTCGTGAGCTGGCCCCATCTGTCGCGCGCCCGCTTACGCGCGATGAAATCCTGTGGCGCGAAACGATCCCGGACGGATGGTATTGGTCGCGCAAGATCAATCGCGGCGAAAAGTTGCGCATCGTCAACACGAGCGGGCGAGCCTCCGTCTCGACGCTGATCTGGAACGCCGACGATGTGAGCGAACGCTATAACGCGGGGGACACCGTCAAGATCCAGTGGAATGCGCTGCTCGGCAAGGGCGATGTGCTGTTCTCGGACATGGGGCGCGTGCTCGCCTCGATCACGGAGGATAGCGGCGCCGATCATGACGCGCTCGTCGGCGGCAGCACCAAAGCGACCAATGAGCAACGTTATGGCGGGGCGCCTGTACGCAACACGCGCGATAATTTTTGTCTCGCCGCCGCCAAGCTCGGCCTGACGCGCCGCGACATCATGCCGTGCGTCACCTTCTTTGCGCCGGTGCGGACCGACGCTAAGGGCGCTCTGGCGTGGAGCGAAGCCTCGCGGAAGGCCGGTGATTTTGTGGAGCTCAGGGCGGAAATGAACCTGCTCATCGCTTTGTCCAACTGTCCGCATCCTTACGATCCGCGCCCCGATTACGCGCCGGGTTCGGTTGAGGCCACCGTGTTTCGCGCCATGCCTGCCGACGAGGCCGATCTGTGCCGCGGCGCCAGCGAAGAAGCAAGGCGCGGCTTTGAAAACACCGATGCGCTGTTTGGCGCGTGA
- a CDS encoding urea amidolyase associated protein UAAP2, with amino-acid sequence MSAITTSVDPATAIFDAIVPARAPWSGFVRKGQTIRIVDLEGRQAVDALFYRADNFEERYSAQDTLREQKSAYIGLGSKLISNEGNVMLRVVADSCGLHDTSAGACSCESNAVRFGHHTKYMHACRENFTLEIGKYGMGKRDLVSNINFFMNVPIEPSGELAIVDGVSAPGGFIDLTAEMDVLCLISNCPQVNNPCNGFNPTPIRVLIFDRGGEGK; translated from the coding sequence ATGTCAGCTATAACGACTTCCGTCGATCCGGCGACCGCAATCTTCGACGCCATCGTGCCGGCGCGCGCGCCCTGGTCCGGCTTTGTGCGCAAGGGGCAGACGATCCGCATCGTTGATCTTGAGGGGCGGCAGGCCGTCGACGCGCTGTTCTACCGCGCCGACAATTTCGAGGAGCGCTACAGCGCGCAGGATACGCTGCGCGAACAGAAATCCGCCTATATCGGGCTCGGCTCGAAACTGATATCGAACGAAGGGAATGTCATGTTGCGCGTCGTCGCCGACAGCTGCGGGCTGCATGACACGTCAGCCGGCGCCTGTAGCTGCGAAAGCAACGCGGTTCGCTTCGGCCACCACACAAAATATATGCATGCCTGCCGCGAGAACTTCACGCTCGAAATCGGCAAATATGGCATGGGCAAGCGCGATCTCGTCAGCAACATCAATTTCTTCATGAATGTGCCGATCGAGCCTAGCGGCGAACTGGCGATCGTCGACGGCGTCTCGGCGCCCGGCGGCTTTATTGATCTTACGGCCGAAATGGATGTGTTGTGCCTCATATCCAACTGCCCGCAGGTCAACAACCCCTGCAATGGCTTCAACCCGACGCCGATCCGCGTGTTGATTTTCGATCGAGGCGGCGAGGGGAAATAG
- the uca gene encoding urea carboxylase: MFKKVLIANRGEIAGRVIRTLRKLGVRSVAVYSDADRFSPTVLAADEQVRLGPAPAAQSYLNVEAVIAACKATGAEAVHPGYGFLSENPGFAERLATEGITFIGPRPEHMRSFGLKHRARELAARAKAPLLPGSDLLDTLDEALSEARHIGYPVMLKSTAGGGGIGMQLCYGDEELAARLESVRRLGANNFGDNRVYLEKFVARARHVEVQIFGDGKGGVVALGERDCSLQRRNQKVIEETPAPGLSDENRAALRAAAISLGKAVAYESAGTVEFVYDADQQKFYFLEVNTRLQVEHCVTEAIFGVDLVEWMVKQAAGDFTLPSQASLVSNGAAIEARVYAEDPSKDFRPSTGLLTRVKFAEGVRVDGWIETGVEVSPYYDPLLAKVIAYASTREAAIENLSRALRASDISGLESNLPYLAAVLDLEPFRAGEMITKTLSEFTFVPRTIDVLSGGTLSSVQDWPGRLGYWNVGVPPSGPMDDHHFRLANRIVGNLEGAAGLELTLRGPTLRFNLDTIIALTGARMSATLDGEPASYDEPIEVRRGQVLTLGAVNGPGNRTYLAIRNGIDAPLYLGSKATFALGKFGGHAAGALRTGDVLRVAETGAVSAPQKADVEPCELTHHWMIDVLYGPHGAPDFFKEDDIAELFATDYEVHYNSARTGVRLIGPKPRWARADGGEAGLHPSNIHDNAYAIGAVDFTGDMPIILGPDGPSLGGFVCPVVIIKSDLWKVGQLRPGDTIRFRPAPVRSTSGALVRERGDPILHRHGEGDAAVCYRRAGDSYLLVEFGPIVLDLGLRMRVHLLHQALIEAALPGVIDLTPGIRSLQIHYDDAALPLRRLLDEVMKLEANLPPVDEVEIESRIVHLPLSWNDEQAELAMRKYQELVRPDAPWCPSNIEFIRRINGLESIEDVRHIVFDASYLVMGLGDVYLGAPVATPLDPRHRLVTTKYNPARTWTPENAVGIGGAYLCVYGMEGPGGYQLVGRTIQMWNSWRATDAFEPGKPWLLRFFDQIRFYPVSHEELTDAREAFLHGRYPLKIEPTTFSLKRYKAFLRDNAKEIEAAQTRQRAAFEAERRRWEEHGLNLFVEDRSADDLTEIILPDGAIAIEAPMPGNVWKIEAAAGERVVAGQTLVILESMKMEIAVAAPAGGRLVEISCQAGRPVQNGQRLAVIEIEDAS, translated from the coding sequence ATGTTCAAAAAAGTTCTCATCGCCAACAGAGGCGAAATCGCCGGGCGCGTGATCCGAACCTTGCGTAAGCTCGGCGTTCGCTCCGTCGCCGTCTATTCCGACGCTGATCGCTTTTCGCCAACGGTGCTCGCAGCCGACGAACAGGTCCGCCTTGGCCCCGCGCCCGCGGCGCAAAGCTATCTCAACGTCGAGGCGGTGATCGCGGCATGCAAGGCGACGGGCGCCGAGGCCGTCCATCCGGGCTACGGATTCTTGAGCGAAAATCCAGGTTTCGCCGAACGGCTCGCAACTGAGGGGATCACATTCATCGGTCCGCGGCCGGAGCATATGCGCTCCTTCGGCCTGAAGCATAGGGCGCGCGAACTCGCCGCGCGCGCCAAGGCGCCGCTGCTGCCCGGCAGCGATCTTCTCGATACGCTCGATGAAGCGCTCAGCGAGGCGCGGCACATCGGCTATCCGGTCATGCTGAAAAGCACGGCCGGTGGCGGCGGCATCGGCATGCAGCTCTGCTATGGCGATGAGGAGCTTGCCGCGCGCTTGGAGAGCGTGCGCCGGCTTGGCGCTAATAATTTCGGCGACAATCGCGTCTATCTCGAAAAATTCGTGGCGCGCGCGCGTCACGTCGAGGTGCAGATCTTTGGCGACGGCAAAGGCGGCGTGGTGGCGCTTGGCGAGCGCGATTGCTCGTTGCAGCGGCGCAACCAGAAGGTCATCGAGGAAACGCCGGCGCCAGGGCTTAGCGATGAGAATCGCGCCGCGCTGCGCGCGGCGGCAATTTCGCTTGGGAAAGCTGTCGCCTATGAATCCGCCGGCACTGTTGAATTCGTATATGACGCCGATCAGCAGAAATTCTACTTTCTCGAAGTCAACACGCGGCTGCAGGTCGAGCATTGCGTGACTGAGGCGATCTTCGGCGTCGATCTCGTCGAATGGATGGTCAAGCAGGCGGCGGGCGATTTCACGCTGCCATCGCAGGCGAGCCTCGTCTCGAATGGGGCGGCGATCGAGGCGCGCGTCTACGCGGAAGATCCGTCAAAGGATTTTCGGCCGAGCACGGGACTGTTGACGCGGGTCAAATTCGCCGAAGGCGTGCGGGTCGACGGCTGGATCGAAACCGGCGTCGAGGTCTCGCCCTATTACGATCCGTTGCTCGCCAAGGTGATCGCTTATGCTTCGACGCGCGAGGCGGCGATCGAAAATCTGTCGCGCGCGCTGAGGGCGAGCGATATTTCCGGGCTTGAAAGCAATCTTCCCTATCTCGCGGCGGTTCTCGATCTTGAGCCTTTCCGCGCGGGCGAGATGATCACGAAGACGCTCAGCGAATTCACTTTCGTACCGCGCACGATCGACGTCCTTTCCGGCGGAACGCTATCCAGCGTTCAGGACTGGCCGGGACGTCTTGGCTATTGGAACGTCGGGGTTCCGCCGAGCGGGCCGATGGACGATCATCATTTTCGACTCGCCAACAGGATCGTCGGCAACCTTGAGGGCGCCGCCGGTCTCGAGCTTACCTTGCGGGGACCAACGCTTCGTTTCAATCTCGATACGATCATCGCACTGACCGGCGCCAGAATGAGCGCGACGCTCGACGGCGAGCCCGCGTCCTATGACGAGCCGATCGAGGTTCGCCGGGGTCAGGTGCTGACGCTCGGCGCCGTCAATGGTCCCGGCAACAGAACTTATCTCGCCATTCGCAACGGCATCGACGCGCCTCTCTATCTCGGCTCCAAGGCGACCTTCGCGCTTGGCAAATTCGGCGGCCACGCGGCGGGCGCCTTGCGCACGGGCGACGTTTTGCGCGTCGCCGAAACAGGAGCCGTATCGGCGCCGCAGAAGGCAGACGTGGAGCCGTGTGAACTCACGCATCATTGGATGATCGACGTCCTCTATGGCCCGCATGGCGCGCCGGATTTCTTCAAGGAAGATGACATCGCCGAACTCTTTGCGACCGACTATGAGGTCCACTATAACAGCGCGCGAACGGGCGTGCGCCTGATCGGCCCCAAGCCGCGCTGGGCGCGGGCCGACGGCGGCGAGGCGGGACTGCATCCGTCCAACATCCACGACAACGCCTATGCGATCGGCGCCGTCGATTTCACCGGCGACATGCCGATCATTCTGGGGCCCGATGGGCCGAGCCTTGGCGGCTTCGTCTGTCCTGTCGTCATCATCAAGAGCGATCTCTGGAAGGTCGGCCAGTTGCGGCCGGGCGACACAATCCGTTTTCGTCCGGCGCCTGTCCGGTCAACGAGCGGCGCGCTTGTCCGCGAGCGCGGCGATCCGATTTTGCATCGGCATGGCGAGGGCGACGCGGCGGTTTGCTACCGGCGCGCGGGGGATAGCTATCTCCTCGTCGAATTTGGCCCCATCGTGCTCGATCTCGGCCTTCGGATGCGGGTTCACCTGCTGCATCAGGCATTGATCGAGGCGGCTCTTCCCGGCGTTATTGATCTGACGCCGGGCATAAGGTCGTTGCAAATCCATTATGACGACGCGGCGCTGCCGCTGCGGCGTCTGCTCGATGAGGTCATGAAGCTTGAAGCAAATCTGCCGCCGGTCGATGAGGTCGAGATCGAAAGCCGCATCGTGCATCTGCCTCTGTCATGGAACGATGAGCAGGCGGAGCTTGCCATGCGCAAATATCAGGAGCTTGTGCGTCCCGATGCGCCGTGGTGCCCATCGAATATAGAGTTCATCCGCCGCATCAACGGTCTCGAAAGCATTGAGGACGTCCGTCATATTGTCTTCGACGCGAGCTATCTCGTCATGGGGCTTGGCGACGTCTATCTCGGCGCGCCGGTGGCGACGCCGCTCGATCCGCGTCATCGGCTGGTCACCACGAAATATAATCCCGCGCGCACATGGACCCCTGAGAACGCCGTCGGCATCGGCGGCGCCTATCTTTGTGTTTACGGTATGGAAGGCCCGGGCGGCTATCAGCTCGTCGGCCGCACCATCCAGATGTGGAACAGCTGGCGCGCGACCGACGCTTTCGAGCCCGGAAAACCGTGGCTTTTGCGCTTCTTCGATCAGATCCGATTCTATCCCGTGAGCCACGAGGAGCTAACCGACGCGCGTGAGGCGTTCTTGCACGGACGCTACCCGCTGAAGATCGAGCCCACGACATTCAGTCTGAAGCGATATAAAGCGTTTCTGCGCGATAACGCCAAGGAGATTGAAGCGGCTCAGACGCGCCAGCGCGCGGCATTCGAGGCAGAGCGCCGGCGCTGGGAGGAGCATGGCCTCAATCTTTTCGTCGAGGATCGGTCTGCAGATGATCTGACGGAGATCATTCTACCCGATGGCGCGATTGCGATTGAGGCGCCGATGCCGGGCAATGTCTGGAAGATCGAGGCGGCCGCGGGCGAGCGCGTTGTCGCCGGCCAGACACTGGTCATTCTCGAATCCATGAAGATGGAGATCGCGGTTGCGGCGCCGGCGGGCGGCCGCCTCGTCGAAATCTCCTGTCAGGCCGGACGTCCGGTACAAAATGGCCAACGTCTGGCCGTGATCGAAATCGAGGACGCGTCATGA